In Andreesenia angusta, the following are encoded in one genomic region:
- the rlmB gene encoding 23S rRNA (guanosine(2251)-2'-O)-methyltransferase RlmB: MDRNDLVEGRNPVIEALKSEERSVEKLFVSKGENKGSVNKILGMAKDKKIQIEHVDRSKLDEMTEGKSHQGVVALVSPYKYKELEDIFETASERGEDPFILILDGIEDVHNFGAIVRTAECAGVHGVIIPKRRSASVNSTVLKTSAGAVEYMNIVKVTNLAATIDELKSRGVWIYGADMDGEYYYDMNLKGPIALVVGSEGKGMSRLTKEKCDALVKIPMSGKISSLNASVASSIVIYEVVKQRRG, from the coding sequence ATGGATAGAAATGACCTGGTAGAGGGAAGAAATCCTGTTATAGAGGCGCTAAAATCTGAGGAGAGGTCGGTAGAGAAGCTGTTCGTATCCAAAGGAGAGAACAAGGGTTCCGTGAACAAGATACTTGGAATGGCCAAAGACAAGAAGATACAGATAGAGCATGTGGACCGTTCGAAGCTAGACGAGATGACAGAGGGCAAATCCCATCAAGGTGTTGTTGCGCTTGTATCTCCTTACAAATACAAGGAGCTTGAAGATATTTTCGAAACAGCATCAGAAAGAGGCGAAGACCCGTTTATACTGATACTCGACGGGATAGAGGATGTGCACAACTTCGGGGCCATAGTCAGAACTGCCGAGTGTGCAGGGGTTCACGGTGTGATAATACCCAAGAGAAGGTCTGCAAGTGTAAACTCCACTGTGCTAAAGACTTCTGCCGGAGCGGTTGAGTATATGAACATAGTCAAGGTCACAAATTTGGCAGCCACTATAGACGAGCTAAAGTCCAGAGGTGTTTGGATATACGGAGCTGATATGGACGGAGAGTACTACTATGACATGAACCTGAAGGGGCCTATTGCACTTGTCGTAGGGAGCGAAGGCAAGGGAATGAGCAGGCTCACAAAAGAGAAATGCGACGCGCTTGTAAAAATACCTATGTCGGGCAAGATATCTTCGCTAAACGCCTCTGTGGCTTCGTCTATAGTGATATATGAAGT